One genomic region from Streptomyces sp. NBC_01431 encodes:
- a CDS encoding YifB family Mg chelatase-like AAA ATPase, protein MGFARTCSVALVGVEGVVVEVQADLEPGVAAFTLVGLPDKSLIESRDRVRAAVVNSGDAWPQKKLTVGLSPASVPKSGSGFDLAVACAVLGAAERIDPRQLADLVMIGELGLDGRVRPVRGILPAVLAAAEAGYEHVVVPEQTAAEASLVPGISVLGVRSLRQLVAVLTDEPVPEEEPAEEGRPDAMLAGLMVPGAGAGTGLSAGLGDHDHDLTDVAGQHAARAALEIAAAGGHHLLLSGPPGAGKTMLAERLPGILPPLTRQESLEVTAVHSVAGILPPGEPLVRRAPYCAPHHSATMQSLVGGGNGLPRPGAVSVAHRGVLFLDEAPEFTGKALDALRQPLESGHVVIARSAGVVRLPARFQMVLAANPCPCGRHTLHGAGCECPASMIRRYQARLSGPLLDRVDLRVEVEPVRREDLLGGGGRREPSSAVAGRVLAARERTAARLDGTPWTSNSEVPGHELRTRWLTAPGALTGAERDMERGLLTARGLDRVLRVAWTIADLAGDDRPDAGHVALALELRTGISRGARMPTRSTP, encoded by the coding sequence ATGGGATTCGCCCGCACCTGCTCGGTCGCCCTGGTCGGCGTCGAAGGAGTCGTCGTCGAAGTCCAGGCCGACCTCGAACCCGGCGTCGCCGCCTTCACCCTCGTCGGACTCCCCGACAAAAGCCTCATCGAAAGCCGCGACCGCGTCCGCGCCGCCGTCGTGAACTCCGGCGACGCCTGGCCCCAGAAGAAACTCACCGTCGGACTCAGCCCCGCCTCCGTCCCCAAAAGCGGCTCAGGCTTCGACCTCGCTGTCGCCTGCGCCGTACTCGGCGCCGCCGAACGCATCGACCCACGACAACTCGCCGACCTCGTCATGATCGGCGAACTCGGCCTGGACGGACGCGTACGGCCCGTCCGCGGCATCCTGCCCGCCGTACTCGCCGCCGCCGAAGCGGGCTACGAACACGTCGTCGTGCCCGAACAAACCGCCGCAGAAGCCTCCCTCGTCCCCGGCATCTCCGTCCTCGGCGTCCGCAGCCTGCGCCAACTCGTCGCCGTCCTCACCGACGAACCCGTACCCGAAGAAGAACCCGCCGAAGAAGGCCGCCCCGACGCCATGCTCGCCGGCCTCATGGTGCCCGGCGCGGGAGCCGGCACCGGCCTGAGCGCGGGCCTGGGCGACCACGACCACGACCTCACCGACGTCGCCGGCCAACACGCCGCCCGCGCCGCCCTCGAAATCGCCGCCGCAGGCGGCCACCACCTGCTCCTCTCCGGCCCCCCGGGCGCCGGAAAAACCATGCTCGCCGAACGCCTGCCCGGCATCCTGCCGCCCCTCACCCGCCAGGAATCCCTCGAAGTGACCGCCGTCCACTCCGTCGCCGGCATCCTCCCGCCCGGCGAACCCCTCGTCCGCCGCGCCCCCTACTGCGCCCCACACCACTCCGCCACCATGCAATCCCTGGTCGGCGGCGGCAACGGCCTCCCCCGCCCCGGCGCGGTCTCCGTCGCCCACCGAGGAGTGCTCTTCCTCGACGAAGCCCCCGAATTCACCGGCAAAGCCCTCGACGCCCTGCGCCAGCCACTCGAATCCGGACACGTCGTCATCGCCCGCAGCGCCGGAGTCGTCCGACTCCCCGCCCGCTTCCAGATGGTGCTCGCCGCCAACCCCTGCCCCTGCGGCAGACACACCCTGCACGGAGCCGGCTGCGAATGCCCCGCCTCCATGATCCGCCGCTACCAGGCACGCCTGTCCGGCCCACTCCTCGACCGCGTCGACCTGCGCGTCGAAGTCGAACCCGTACGCCGCGAAGACCTCCTCGGCGGAGGCGGCCGCCGCGAACCCAGCTCCGCCGTCGCAGGACGCGTCCTGGCCGCCCGCGAACGCACCGCCGCCCGCCTCGACGGCACCCCCTGGACCAGCAACAGCGAAGTCCCCGGACATGAACTGCGCACCCGCTGGCTCACCGCCCCCGGCGCCCTCACCGGCGCCGAACGCGACATGGAACGCGGCCTGCTCACCGCCCGCGGCCTCGACCGCGTACTGCGCGTCGCCTGGACCATCGCCGACCTCGCCGGAGACGACCGCCCCGACGCGGGCCACGTCGCCCTGGCCCTGGAACTGCGCACCGGCATCTCCCGCGGCGCCCGCATGCCGACCCGGAGCACTCCGTGA
- a CDS encoding YraN family protein: protein MNARGALGKYGEDLAVRLLEAAGMTVLERNWRCGRTGEIDIVAHDTSPSGPVLVLCEVKTRRSGAYEHPMAAITPAKADRLKRLAGHWLADHGGPPPGGVRIDLVGVVLPRKGAPQAEHVRGVA, encoded by the coding sequence ATGAACGCTCGCGGAGCACTCGGAAAATACGGCGAAGACCTGGCGGTACGACTGCTGGAAGCAGCCGGAATGACAGTCCTGGAACGCAACTGGCGATGCGGCAGGACCGGCGAGATCGACATCGTCGCCCACGACACATCCCCCAGCGGACCCGTGCTCGTACTCTGCGAAGTCAAGACCCGCAGATCCGGCGCCTACGAACACCCCATGGCCGCCATCACCCCCGCCAAGGCCGACCGGCTCAAACGCCTCGCCGGCCACTGGCTCGCCGACCACGGAGGACCACCGCCCGGCGGCGTACGCATCGACCTCGTCGGCGTCGTCCTGCCCCGCAAGGGCGCCCCCCAGGCCGAACACGTGCGAGGGGTGGCCTGA
- a CDS encoding DUF2469 domain-containing protein, with protein MSAEDLEKYETEMELKLYREYRDVVGLFKYVIETERRFYLTNDYEMQVHSVQGEVFFEVSMADAWVWDMYRPARFVKQVRVLTFKDVNIEELNKSDLELPGG; from the coding sequence ATGAGCGCCGAGGACCTCGAAAAGTACGAGACCGAGATGGAGCTGAAGCTCTACCGGGAGTACCGCGACGTCGTCGGTCTGTTCAAATACGTGATCGAGACCGAGCGTCGTTTCTACCTCACGAACGACTACGAGATGCAGGTGCACTCGGTCCAGGGTGAGGTGTTCTTCGAGGTGTCGATGGCGGACGCCTGGGTGTGGGACATGTACCGCCCGGCACGGTTCGTCAAGCAGGTACGCGTCCTCACATTCAAGGACGTGAACATCGAGGAGCTCAACAAGAGCGACCTCGAACTGCCGGGCGGCTGA
- a CDS encoding NUDIX hydrolase — MTQPRKVARVVLLDPEDRILLMHGYEPEDPADSWWFTPGGGLEGDETRAEAALRELAEETGITEVELGPVLWQRQCSFPFDGRRWDQDEWYYLARTTQTEAAPTNLTELELRSTTGLRWWTSAELSAARETVYPTKLAELLRTLLDDGPPHTPVILAPEIV; from the coding sequence GTGACCCAGCCGCGCAAGGTTGCCCGAGTCGTACTGCTGGACCCTGAGGACCGCATCCTGCTCATGCACGGATACGAGCCGGAAGACCCCGCCGACAGCTGGTGGTTCACGCCGGGCGGCGGTCTTGAGGGCGATGAGACCCGCGCCGAGGCGGCCCTGCGCGAGCTCGCGGAGGAGACCGGGATCACAGAGGTCGAACTCGGCCCGGTGCTGTGGCAGCGCCAGTGTTCGTTCCCCTTCGACGGGCGCCGCTGGGACCAGGACGAGTGGTACTACCTGGCACGTACCACCCAGACCGAGGCCGCCCCGACCAACCTGACGGAGCTGGAGCTGCGCAGTACCACGGGCCTGAGGTGGTGGACCTCCGCCGAACTGTCGGCGGCGCGTGAGACGGTGTACCCGACCAAGCTCGCCGAGCTGCTGCGCACGCTGCTCGACGACGGTCCTCCGCATACGCCGGTGATCCTGGCCCCGGAAATCGTCTAG
- the lepB gene encoding signal peptidase I — translation MSGNGLDHDGHGRGLGSVLSGLAVAVGCVLFLGGFAWGAVQYKPYTVPTQSMSPTVKAGDRVLAQRISGGDVRRGDVVVFQDDAWGNVPMVKRVVGIGGDRVACCGKDGRLTVNGTPVDEPYLHGTNPASGTPFDAKVPAGQVFLLGDDRLVSLDSRVHMEDAAHGSVPLSAVSARVDAIAWPMGGMLARPSGFEALPGGTSQPGPLKLVVGAVVAGAVLILAGAAYGPIASLARRRRVRAAVPAGR, via the coding sequence ATGAGCGGTAACGGACTGGACCACGACGGCCACGGCCGCGGACTCGGCAGTGTGCTGTCGGGGCTGGCCGTGGCCGTCGGCTGTGTGCTCTTCCTCGGCGGCTTCGCCTGGGGCGCCGTGCAGTACAAGCCGTACACGGTGCCCACCCAGTCCATGTCGCCGACCGTCAAGGCCGGGGACCGGGTGCTGGCCCAGCGCATATCCGGGGGCGATGTCCGGCGCGGCGACGTCGTGGTCTTCCAGGACGACGCCTGGGGCAACGTGCCCATGGTCAAGCGGGTCGTCGGCATCGGCGGCGACCGCGTCGCCTGCTGCGGCAAGGACGGCCGCCTGACCGTCAACGGCACTCCAGTTGACGAACCGTATCTGCACGGCACGAACCCGGCCTCCGGCACCCCCTTCGACGCGAAGGTCCCGGCCGGGCAGGTCTTCCTCCTCGGTGACGACCGCCTCGTCTCGCTCGACTCCCGCGTCCACATGGAGGACGCCGCCCACGGCTCCGTCCCGCTGTCCGCCGTGTCCGCCCGGGTCGACGCCATCGCCTGGCCCATGGGCGGCATGCTGGCGCGCCCCTCGGGCTTCGAGGCGCTGCCGGGTGGCACCTCGCAACCCGGCCCGCTGAAACTGGTCGTGGGCGCCGTGGTGGCCGGCGCGGTGCTGATCCTGGCAGGCGCGGCCTACGGGCCGATCGCCTCCCTCGCCCGCCGTCGCCGGGTCCGGGCCGCGGTGCCCGCCGGGAGGTGA
- the lepB gene encoding signal peptidase I: protein MAVGARSGREEPEERPESGLADPSPAPVAAPASSPSDGTPPVVPTQDSGPGGGGSGGDTTGEGERRAPRAPRSFWKELPLLIGIALVLALLIKTFLVQAFSIPSDSMQDTLQRGDRVLVDKLTPWFGAEPQRGEVVVFHDPGGWLDGEPTPNPNAAQKFLSFIGLMPSAEEKDLIKRVIAVGGDTVECKKGGPVTVNGHALKEPYIFPGDSACDDMPFGPLKVPDGRIWVMGDHRQNSLDSRYHQELTGGGTVSTNEVVGRAFTIAWPLNRMDWLGVPDTFGQPGLSAMGTAAPAALGLVGAVPMVLWRRRKLLQAQVKAESPVAKG from the coding sequence TTGGCGGTCGGCGCACGATCCGGACGCGAAGAGCCGGAGGAGCGGCCGGAGAGCGGGCTCGCCGATCCCTCCCCGGCCCCGGTCGCGGCACCCGCGAGCAGCCCCTCGGACGGAACTCCGCCCGTGGTGCCGACGCAGGACAGCGGTCCGGGCGGCGGTGGATCCGGCGGCGACACAACCGGTGAGGGGGAGCGCCGGGCCCCCAGGGCGCCGCGCTCGTTCTGGAAGGAATTGCCGCTCCTCATCGGCATCGCCCTGGTCCTGGCCCTGCTGATCAAGACGTTCCTGGTGCAGGCCTTCTCCATCCCCTCGGACTCGATGCAGGACACCCTGCAGCGCGGCGACCGGGTGCTCGTCGACAAGCTGACCCCGTGGTTCGGCGCCGAGCCGCAGCGCGGCGAGGTCGTCGTCTTCCACGACCCGGGCGGCTGGCTCGACGGCGAGCCCACGCCGAACCCGAACGCGGCGCAGAAGTTCCTCAGCTTCATCGGCCTCATGCCATCGGCCGAGGAGAAGGACCTGATCAAGCGCGTCATCGCGGTCGGCGGCGACACCGTGGAGTGCAAGAAGGGCGGGCCCGTCACGGTCAACGGCCACGCCCTCAAGGAGCCGTACATCTTCCCCGGCGACAGCGCCTGCGACGACATGCCGTTCGGGCCGCTGAAGGTGCCGGACGGGCGGATCTGGGTGATGGGCGACCACCGCCAGAACTCGCTCGACTCCCGCTACCACCAGGAACTGACCGGCGGCGGCACGGTCTCCACCAACGAGGTCGTCGGCCGCGCCTTCACCATCGCCTGGCCGCTCAACCGCATGGACTGGCTCGGCGTTCCCGACACCTTCGGCCAGCCGGGCCTGAGCGCCATGGGCACGGCCGCGCCCGCGGCCCTGGGCCTCGTCGGCGCGGTGCCGATGGTGCTGTGGCGCCGCCGCAAGCTCCTTCAAGCCCAGGTCAAGGCGGAAAGCCCGGTCGCCAAGGGCTGA
- the lepB gene encoding signal peptidase I encodes MDTEAQHTERDPSATPQPGPAERSRFARSTALYRHLEGPWRKAAALLTLCVVFLLLLSHFVVQPFLIPSGSMEPTLQVGDRVLVNKLAYHLGGTPRRGDVVVFDGRGSFVQEGDEGNPLGRAVRSAGAALGLTEPAETDYVKRVVGVGGDRVVCCDKRGRIEVNGTPVDEPYLHPGDAPSQVPFDIVVPDGTLWVLGDHRSRSSDSRDHLGEPGGGMVPVDRVIGRADWIGWPLGRWTSVGTSDAFAGVRGPVGGHG; translated from the coding sequence ATGGACACCGAAGCACAACACACGGAGCGCGACCCTTCCGCCACCCCCCAGCCGGGGCCCGCGGAAAGGTCGCGCTTCGCGCGTTCGACCGCCCTTTACCGCCACCTCGAAGGGCCCTGGCGCAAAGCGGCGGCGCTGCTCACGCTCTGCGTGGTCTTCCTGTTGCTGCTCAGCCACTTCGTCGTACAGCCCTTCCTCATCCCCAGCGGCTCCATGGAACCCACCCTCCAGGTCGGCGACCGGGTCCTGGTCAACAAACTCGCCTACCACCTCGGCGGCACCCCGCGGCGCGGCGACGTCGTCGTCTTCGACGGCCGCGGCTCCTTCGTACAGGAAGGCGACGAGGGGAACCCGCTGGGGCGTGCCGTGCGTTCAGCAGGAGCAGCCCTAGGGCTGACCGAGCCCGCCGAGACCGACTACGTCAAACGCGTAGTCGGCGTCGGCGGGGACCGGGTGGTCTGCTGCGACAAGCGGGGGAGGATCGAGGTGAACGGCACGCCGGTCGACGAGCCCTATCTGCACCCCGGCGACGCCCCCTCTCAGGTGCCCTTCGACATCGTGGTACCGGACGGCACCCTGTGGGTCCTCGGCGACCACCGCTCCCGCTCCAGCGACTCCCGCGACCACCTCGGTGAGCCGGGCGGCGGCATGGTGCCGGTGGACCGGGTGATCGGGCGCGCCGACTGGATCGGCTGGCCGCTGGGCCGGTGGACCTCGGTGGGCACCTCCGACGCCTTCGCAGGCGTACGCGGCCCGGTCGGGGGCCATGGGTAA
- the rplS gene encoding 50S ribosomal protein L19 codes for MASLLDSVNAATLRSDVPSFRPGDTVNVHVRVIEGNRSRIQQFKGVVIRRQGAGVSETFTVRKVSFSVGVERTFPVNSPIFEKIEVVTRGDVRRAKLYYLRELRGKAAKIKEKRDR; via the coding sequence ATGGCAAGCCTGCTCGACTCCGTCAACGCCGCGACGCTGCGCAGCGACGTCCCGTCCTTCCGCCCGGGTGACACCGTCAACGTCCACGTCCGCGTGATCGAGGGCAACCGCTCCCGTATCCAGCAGTTCAAGGGCGTAGTCATCCGCCGCCAGGGCGCCGGTGTCTCCGAGACCTTCACGGTCCGCAAGGTCTCCTTCTCCGTCGGCGTCGAGCGCACCTTCCCGGTGAACTCCCCGATCTTCGAGAAGATCGAGGTTGTGACCCGCGGTGACGTCCGTCGCGCCAAGCTCTACTACCTCCGTGAGCTGCGCGGCAAGGCCGCGAAGATCAAGGAGAAGCGCGACCGCTGA
- the trmD gene encoding tRNA (guanosine(37)-N1)-methyltransferase TrmD has product MRLDVVTIFPEYLEPLNVSLVGKARARGQLDVHVHDLRDWTYDRHNTVDDTPYGGGPGMVMKTEPWGACLDDALADGYEAGAHGPVLVVPTPSGRPFTQELAVELSQRPWLIFTPARYEGIDRRVMDEYATRLPVYEVSIGDYVLAGGEAAVLVITEAVARLLPGVLGNAESHRDDSFAPGAMANLLEGPVYTKPPEWRGHGIPDVLLSGHHGKIARWRRDEAFKRTALNRPDLIERCDASAFDKKDRETLSILGWAPEPGGRFWRRPKAVEE; this is encoded by the coding sequence ATGCGGCTCGACGTCGTCACGATCTTCCCCGAGTACCTCGAACCGCTGAACGTCTCCCTGGTCGGCAAGGCCAGGGCCCGCGGCCAGTTGGACGTGCACGTTCACGACCTGCGGGACTGGACGTACGACCGGCACAACACGGTCGACGACACCCCCTACGGCGGCGGGCCCGGCATGGTCATGAAGACCGAGCCGTGGGGCGCCTGCCTGGACGACGCACTCGCGGACGGATACGAAGCCGGAGCCCACGGCCCGGTCCTCGTCGTCCCCACACCCAGCGGCCGCCCCTTCACCCAGGAACTCGCCGTCGAACTCTCCCAGCGGCCCTGGCTGATCTTCACGCCCGCCCGTTACGAGGGCATCGACCGCCGCGTCATGGACGAGTACGCGACCCGACTGCCCGTGTACGAGGTCTCCATCGGCGACTACGTCCTGGCCGGAGGCGAAGCGGCCGTCCTCGTGATCACCGAAGCAGTGGCCCGGCTGCTGCCCGGCGTCCTCGGCAACGCCGAGTCCCACCGCGACGACTCCTTCGCGCCCGGCGCCATGGCAAACCTCCTCGAAGGGCCCGTCTACACCAAGCCCCCCGAGTGGCGCGGCCACGGCATCCCGGACGTCCTCCTCAGCGGTCACCACGGCAAGATCGCCCGCTGGCGGCGCGACGAGGCGTTCAAGCGCACTGCCCTCAACAGGCCGGACCTGATCGAACGCTGCGACGCCTCGGCGTTCGACAAGAAGGACCGCGAGACCCTGTCCATCCTCGGCTGGGCCCCCGAGCCCGGCGGCCGATTTTGGCGCAGGCCCAAGGCCGTGGAAGAATAG
- the rimM gene encoding ribosome maturation factor RimM (Essential for efficient processing of 16S rRNA), protein MQLVVARIGRAHGIKGEVTVEVRTDEPELRLGPGAVLTTDPASAGPLTIETGRVHSGRLLLRFEGVRDRTAAEALRNTLLIADVDPAELPEEPDEYYDHQLMDLDVVLADGTEIGRITEITHLPSQDLFIVERPDGSEVMIPFVGQIVTEIDLEQQRAVIDPPPGLIDDSEAVIASARDTEDADGTGEAETASGRDAEDAG, encoded by the coding sequence GTGCAGTTGGTAGTCGCGCGGATCGGCCGCGCCCACGGCATCAAGGGCGAGGTCACCGTCGAGGTGCGCACCGACGAGCCGGAGCTGAGGCTCGGCCCCGGCGCCGTCCTCACCACCGACCCGGCGTCGGCGGGCCCGCTGACCATCGAGACCGGCCGGGTGCACAGCGGCAGGCTGCTGCTGCGCTTCGAAGGCGTACGCGACCGCACCGCCGCCGAGGCCCTGCGCAACACCCTCCTCATCGCCGACGTCGACCCGGCCGAACTGCCGGAAGAACCCGACGAGTACTACGACCACCAGCTCATGGACCTCGACGTGGTGCTCGCCGACGGCACCGAGATCGGCCGCATCACGGAGATCACCCACCTGCCCTCGCAGGACCTCTTCATCGTGGAGCGGCCCGACGGCAGCGAGGTCATGATCCCCTTCGTCGGGCAGATCGTCACCGAGATCGACCTGGAGCAGCAGCGCGCGGTCATCGACCCGCCGCCCGGCCTCATCGACGACAGCGAGGCCGTGATCGCCTCCGCGCGCGACACCGAAGACGCCGACGGGACCGGCGAGGCCGAAACCGCCTCCGGCCGCGACGCCGAGGACGCCGGCTGA
- a CDS encoding RNA-binding protein, translating into MLEEALEHLVKGIVDNPDDVQVASRNLRRGRVLEVRVHPDDLGKVIGRSGRTARALRTVVGAIGGRGIRVDLVDVDQVR; encoded by the coding sequence ATGCTCGAGGAGGCTCTCGAGCACCTCGTGAAGGGCATCGTCGACAACCCCGACGACGTGCAGGTCGCCTCGCGCAACCTGCGCCGGGGGCGCGTGCTGGAGGTCCGGGTCCACCCCGACGACCTCGGCAAGGTGATCGGCCGCAGTGGCCGCACCGCCCGCGCCCTGCGTACCGTCGTGGGCGCCATCGGCGGCCGCGGCATCCGCGTCGACCTCGTCGACGTGGACCAGGTCCGCTGA
- the rpsP gene encoding 30S ribosomal protein S16, whose amino-acid sequence MAVKIKLKRLGKIRQPHYRIVVADARTRRDGRAIEEIGLYHPTYNPSRIEVNAERAQYWLSVGAQPTEAVLAILKLTGDWQAHKGLPAPAPLLQPETKEDKRATFEAFAKTLEGDDAKGEAITQKAKKTEKKADEAEAAAESTEA is encoded by the coding sequence GTGGCAGTCAAGATCAAGCTCAAGCGCCTCGGCAAGATTCGCCAGCCGCACTACCGCATCGTCGTCGCCGACGCCCGCACTCGCCGTGACGGTCGCGCGATCGAGGAAATCGGTCTGTACCACCCGACGTACAACCCCTCGCGCATCGAGGTCAACGCCGAGCGTGCGCAGTACTGGCTTTCCGTCGGCGCCCAGCCGACCGAGGCCGTCCTCGCCATCCTGAAGCTCACCGGCGACTGGCAGGCGCACAAGGGCCTCCCGGCCCCCGCGCCGCTGCTCCAGCCGGAGACGAAGGAAGACAAGCGCGCCACCTTCGAGGCGTTCGCCAAGACTCTTGAGGGCGACGACGCCAAGGGCGAGGCCATCACCCAGAAGGCGAAGAAGACCGAGAAGAAGGCGGACGAGGCCGAGGCCGCCGCCGAGTCGACCGAGGCCTGA
- the proS gene encoding proline--tRNA ligase, producing the protein MAKAPVLTPRAEDFPRWYQDLINKAELADNGPVRGTMVIRPYGYGLWERMQQEMDARIKDAGAQNAYFPLFIPQSYLTREAQHVEGFAPELAVVTHGGGKELEEPVVVRPTSETIINDYFSKWVQSYRDLPLLINQWANVVRWEMRPRVFLRTSEFLWQEGHTAHATYEDARDYAARIHRDVYADFMINVLGIDVVLGRKTARERFAGAINTLTLEGMMGDGKALQMGTSHELGTNFAKAFNTQYLSKDGKQELVWQTSWGVSTRMVGGLIMSHGDDSGLRVPPRLAAVQVVVMAIKGDEAVVKVRELGDRLKAAGLRVQVDDRVDTPFGRRAVDWELKGVPVRIEIGPRDLEAGTAMLARRIPGGKEPVSSDAATLAELLPTILEEDQATLLRQSRERRESRTSDVATLAEAAEAAVAGGWARIPWAELGPEGEAKLAEQAVSVRCLVAEDGSVPDTDDAPGTVAIVARAY; encoded by the coding sequence ATGGCTAAGGCACCCGTTCTCACGCCCCGGGCGGAAGACTTTCCCCGCTGGTACCAGGACCTGATCAACAAGGCCGAACTCGCGGACAACGGTCCGGTGCGCGGCACCATGGTGATCCGACCGTACGGCTACGGCCTCTGGGAACGGATGCAGCAGGAGATGGATGCACGTATCAAGGACGCAGGCGCCCAGAACGCCTACTTCCCGCTCTTCATCCCCCAGTCTTACCTGACTCGCGAAGCTCAGCACGTCGAGGGCTTCGCACCCGAACTCGCGGTGGTCACGCACGGTGGCGGCAAGGAGCTCGAAGAGCCCGTCGTGGTCCGCCCGACCTCCGAGACGATCATCAACGACTACTTCTCGAAGTGGGTCCAGAGCTATCGCGACCTGCCGCTGCTCATCAACCAGTGGGCCAACGTGGTCCGTTGGGAGATGCGCCCGCGGGTCTTCCTCCGTACGAGCGAATTCCTGTGGCAGGAAGGGCACACCGCCCACGCCACCTACGAGGACGCCCGCGACTACGCGGCGCGCATCCACCGCGACGTCTACGCCGACTTCATGATCAACGTGCTCGGCATCGACGTGGTGCTCGGCCGCAAGACCGCCAGGGAGCGCTTCGCCGGAGCCATCAACACCCTTACCCTCGAAGGGATGATGGGCGACGGCAAGGCCCTCCAGATGGGCACGAGCCACGAGCTCGGCACCAACTTCGCCAAGGCCTTCAACACCCAGTACCTCTCCAAGGACGGCAAGCAGGAACTCGTCTGGCAGACCTCCTGGGGCGTCTCCACCCGCATGGTCGGCGGCCTGATCATGTCGCACGGCGACGACAGCGGCCTGCGGGTGCCGCCGCGACTCGCCGCCGTCCAGGTCGTCGTCATGGCGATCAAGGGCGACGAGGCCGTCGTCAAGGTCCGCGAACTGGGCGACCGCCTCAAGGCCGCCGGTCTGCGCGTCCAGGTGGACGACCGGGTGGACACCCCCTTCGGCCGCCGTGCCGTGGACTGGGAGCTCAAGGGCGTACCGGTACGCATCGAGATCGGCCCGCGCGACCTGGAGGCCGGCACCGCGATGCTGGCCCGCCGCATCCCCGGCGGCAAGGAGCCCGTGTCCAGTGACGCCGCCACGCTCGCCGAACTGCTGCCCACCATCCTCGAAGAGGACCAGGCGACGCTCCTTCGGCAGTCTCGCGAGCGGCGCGAGTCCCGTACGAGTGATGTCGCCACCCTCGCCGAAGCGGCCGAGGCGGCCGTCGCCGGCGGCTGGGCACGCATCCCGTGGGCCGAGCTCGGCCCCGAGGGCGAGGCCAAGCTCGCCGAACAGGCCGTGTCCGTACGGTGTCTGGTCGCCGAGGACGGGTCGGTGCCCGACACCGACGACGCACCCGGTACGGTCGCCATCGTGGCCCGCGCCTACTGA
- a CDS encoding SAM-dependent methyltransferase gives MTPTLVRHQSRTASAPFGDTPVRARDWAEIQERMLVPLFEAAYERLDVGPATHLLGLGCGSGLALLMAASRGASVTGVDRPERAARLALARQRLLPESGRGGSAGMGARRLVAGGPADTAGPGRAPYDLITAFEPVGCAAGDTEYLVSSLESAKALAERGSAVVLVGWGPPERCATSAVLRVATRLTGRVGDAAHWRPSGRDDLEDVAARAGLKPDGSGRVACPFGYADLDSAMRGLLSTGAFDAAARATDQAQVEKELAEALHAHVRRDGTVWMPNVFRYLIARTP, from the coding sequence ATGACACCAACGCTCGTCCGGCATCAGTCCCGTACGGCCTCGGCCCCCTTCGGGGACACGCCCGTGCGCGCGCGGGACTGGGCGGAGATCCAGGAACGGATGCTGGTCCCTCTCTTCGAGGCGGCGTACGAGCGCCTCGACGTGGGGCCGGCCACCCATCTGCTCGGCCTGGGCTGCGGCTCGGGTCTGGCGCTGCTGATGGCCGCCTCGCGCGGGGCCTCGGTGACCGGGGTCGACCGCCCCGAGCGCGCCGCGCGCCTGGCGCTCGCGAGGCAGCGGCTGCTACCCGAGTCCGGCAGGGGCGGTTCTGCGGGGATGGGCGCGAGGCGGCTGGTGGCCGGCGGGCCCGCGGACACCGCCGGGCCGGGCCGGGCCCCGTACGACTTGATCACGGCGTTCGAGCCGGTCGGCTGTGCGGCCGGTGATACGGAGTACCTGGTGTCCTCGCTGGAGTCGGCGAAGGCGCTCGCGGAGCGCGGCAGTGCGGTGGTGCTCGTCGGCTGGGGCCCACCGGAGCGGTGTGCCACGTCGGCGGTGCTGCGGGTGGCGACCCGGTTGACCGGCCGGGTGGGCGACGCGGCGCACTGGCGGCCAAGCGGGCGCGACGATCTGGAGGACGTGGCCGCGCGCGCCGGGCTCAAGCCGGACGGCTCGGGCCGGGTGGCGTGCCCCTTCGGCTACGCGGACCTGGACAGCGCGATGCGTGGTCTGTTGTCGACGGGTGCCTTCGACGCGGCGGCGCGGGCCACCGATCAGGCGCAGGTGGAGAAGGAGCTCGCCGAGGCGCTCCACGCGCATGTCCGCCGGGACGGGACGGTGTGGATGCCGAACGTCTTTCGCTATTTGATCGCCCGCACGCCGTAA